AGTAAATGGTTCATGGGAGTCAATCGAGAAACATACATGTGTTGCAACAACTTGACTGTAGAATTCTTGAATGTGTTGTGCTCCAGAGACATCCTTTCTGTTATGTTCAATCAATGAGGTAACAAGTTTCCATcgaataaatagaaagagaagtTCAAGTAGGAAGCATACACATTGATGAAATAACCAGCATCTGAAATGCATTTGGCTTTAGCTCCTGCCGGAATTAGAGATCTAAAGCGATCGCATTGTAGTATTGCTGTCAATCCTCCTGCTGAACATCCTGAAAGAATAGCCTGTACTTACAATTTTCAATTAGTGAATCCCAATCATTTggaacataaataaataatgtggCTTACATTTTGAgcatttctcattccttttgcCAGCAAGTCTTCAATGACAGCAACAAAAATCCTTCCTCCTCTGTAGTGCAAATTGGTTTTCTGATTTATTTATCATGTGCAAATCTCATCAGAAtggaaattacaaaataacaaaTCTTATCACTTAGAACAGAATTTTCAATGTTGCAATACTTACAGGATCAACTGCTTCCACGTCACCGGTAAACGATGAACCGTCACAGTATCTAACCTTGATTCTGTTCCAGTTGTAGAAATCTGAAATATGCAGCACTTGTTAAGAtccataaaattaaaaaatgtttgTGTTAATGAGGAGAAAGAATCAAAATTGTGACTAGTGAAGAATATACCTGGGTTAAATTTTTGCTTGTTGCTTAAATATCCAGAAAAGGAAGCTGTCTGATCCATTTTCTTAGATGAACCTAAGCGAGTGTCCCTGCGATCGAGACAAACAGAGGCATTGTTGCACCAACCTCCTCCCTGGAAAGAAAATGTCTCTTGAAGATCAATATCAAGAAGAGAtcaaagaaatcaaaagaaggaAACACGGTTTTATTTGGTGAGTTTGCAACCTCAAAGTGAACAATCCAGTTGTTAATTCCTGCTCCAAACCCCTTATCAAAGTGGTAAGCTGGTGGACTTCCATCCAAGCAAACTGCACACAATGTTTAAACATCAATCTTCCAACTGTTATAAACAATTCAATATAGCTAAAACTATAAACTTCATGTGTCTTCCTCTGATATTGTGTGCTATTACTTGTTACATATGACATCTCTTGATTTATAATCACTGTTATATTTACAAGGGAAGTTAATGTCGAATATTATGAAATACTaggatatatatatagtgtCATACAGCATAAATCTCACGGGGGTGTTCTATATGATATTACTAAATTTTAAGAGATGTTAGTGCAGTAAATAATACTCCTTATGATCCCTTTTATTTGACATATAAATGTGGAGATATCTTAAATAGTGAcaggtgaaaataaaaaaacaaatagaGATGATCCTTTAACAGCcaaagaacaaaaagaaagaaaaaatgctCACCAGCGCCTTTTGGTACAGCACTTTGAACATAAGTGAGTCCTACATCAACCCCTTCTGCCTTAAGCAATAGAACTACAAAAACCAGAAGACTTAACCATTTTGCCATTGTTGTGCCCTTCATTCTGCATCAAATCCACATGGAACatgaaatatatattttaaatccATATAACAATCCTTTTTCTCCCCTCTTTTTTTGGAGGGGTATATCCATATAACAATCTTAGAATCAGTGAACtatatttttatcttgttgGTGCCTGAaagattaatttattcaataaaCAATACCAGAAATCATGATGGACTGAGTCAACTattattagactaaaaaaaatattatattactGAGTTTAGCTGAGGCACATCAATGACCCTTTTACTGATAGTACCTAAAATAGAAAAGCTCACAAACTATGGCATTTTCATAGGGAAATAGATGAGGCAATAAATAAAAGGTCACAAAAAAGCAAAGATATAAACTTGCAACCATCCCCTCAAAACTTATATAAGAAACCAAATCATTGATGTCATTCCAACCCAGCTGCATGTACTTTATAGATCAACAACCATCTTGTTCACAAGGGAGCTAAACTCCAACAACATTTCCTCTATTCTAAAATTCCCAAAAATAGCCATAAACTCTCCTTCCAGAAGCAAACAGATAGATGTCCAAAATAAACACaattaaaaacaacaaatagGAGAAGTGAAAAGCAATAACAAAATGTAGAAAGTATATGGGTATGAAGCTGAGTTGATGTCAGTACCTGAAATGGAAGAAGATGGAGTGATGAATGGCT
Above is a genomic segment from Arachis stenosperma cultivar V10309 chromosome 1, arast.V10309.gnm1.PFL2, whole genome shotgun sequence containing:
- the LOC130963704 gene encoding pectin acetylesterase 8-like; this translates as MKGTTMAKWLSLLVFVVLLLKAEGVDVGLTYVQSAVPKGAVCLDGSPPAYHFDKGFGAGINNWIVHFEGGGWCNNASVCLDRRDTRLGSSKKMDQTASFSGYLSNKQKFNPDFYNWNRIKVRYCDGSSFTGDVEAVDPKTNLHYRGGRIFVAVIEDLLAKGMRNAQNAILSGCSAGGLTAILQCDRFRSLIPAGAKAKCISDAGYFINVKDVSGAQHIQEFYSQVVATHGSAKNLPASCTSRLSPGLCFFPENVVSQIRTPIFFVNAAYDSWQIKNILAPGVADPHGQWRDCKLDIKKCSSAQLSVMQGFRTNFLSALSGVGSTPARGKFIDGCYAHCQMGTQETWMRADSPVLAKTTIAKAVGDWYYERRPFHEIDCTYPCNPTCHNRIFDNNRSDD